Proteins from one Heptranchias perlo isolate sHepPer1 chromosome 42, sHepPer1.hap1, whole genome shotgun sequence genomic window:
- the LOC137306134 gene encoding myelin-associated glycoprotein-like, producing the protein MPDSVSAVSGSCAQIPCTFHHSVSAPIPKGKWLKKGRDPRGIGDTLIYDWENPHGQPYNFGGRVELKGNVEKGQCSLLIKNIRKRDEGTYYFSVQIHSGWYVYTPATGRSEVFLSVSDKPQISGYRELTSGKAAGLTCSITHSCPNDKLQLRWIDYNGSRPLPWDTKDGTEIVNERSGSWRVSSVLTFTPSSALHGKSLGCSILLHGSLTSSPPILTLEIKYKPTIVSGPNCTSSENWIDCSCSVRANPPANITWGLSGTIITENRSDVKVFSWAVNSYLVESSLTLTHPTGSGIQISCVAANVHGDCISKYQLHSKGKLSWIHVALTGSTALIYIILTAAFIAEEIQMKKSREAIVSPEQIKYAATNSAI; encoded by the exons ATGCCAGATAGTGTGTCGGCAGTGTCGGGTTCATGTGCACAGATCCCGTGTACGTTTCATCATTCAGTCTCTGCCCCCATTCCAAAGGGGAAGTGGTTGAAGAAGGGCCGTGATCCTCGTGGTATCGGGGACACCCTTATCTATGATTGGGAAAATCCACATGGGCAGCCTTataactttggtgggagagtggagttgaAGGGCAACGTTGAGAAAGGACAATGCTCCCTTTTGATAAAGAATATCAGGAAGCGTGATGAGGGTACATATTACTTCAGCGTGCAAATCCACTCGGGCTGGTATGTTTATACACCTGCCACTGGCCGTTCTGAAGTCTTCCTTTCTGTTTCAG ACAAGCCACAGATTTCTGGTTATCGGGAACTGACTTCTGGAAAAGCAGCTGGACTGACCTGTTCAATCACTCACAGCTGCCCAAATGACAAACTGCAACTGAGGTGGATTGATTACAATGGGTCCCGTCCTCTTCCATGGGATAC caaagatgGAACAGAAATTGTTAATGAACGTTCCGGTTCTTGGAGAGTTTCATCGGTGCTCACGTTCACTCCATCATCCGCTCTTCACGGGAAAAGTCTAGGATGCTCAATTTTACTTCATGGCTCCCTAACTTCTTCTCCACCGATTCTAACCTTGGAGATCAAAT ATAAACCCACAATAGTATCAGGCCCGAACTGCACCAGCTCTGAGAATTGGATTGATTGCAGCTGCAGTGTCAGAGCCAATCCACCTGCAAATATTACATGGGGCCTCAGTGGGACAATCATAACTGAGAACAGGTCAGATGTGAAAGTCTTCTCCTGGGCGGTGAATAGTTACCTGGTGGAGAGCTCCCTGACACTGACTCACCCAACTGGAAGTGGAATTCAAATCTCATGTGTTGCAGCAAACGTACACGGTGATTGTATCAGCAAGTACCAGCTCCACTCTAAGG GTAAATTGTCCTGGATACATGTCGCCCTGACAGGATCAACAGCTCTCATTTATATCATTCTGACCGCAGCCTTCATTGCTGAGGAGATACAGAT